A genome region from Nitrospira sp. includes the following:
- a CDS encoding DUF2442 domain-containing protein: protein MLKDIVEATALDGYSVRLRFEDGVVGELDLSAILQFEGVFAPLKDLNRFRELRVHPELGTIFWPNGADLDPAVLYAQVTGTSIPTYEIKTGTR from the coding sequence ATGCTAAAGGATATTGTCGAAGCCACTGCGTTGGATGGTTACTCAGTCCGCCTCAGATTTGAAGACGGCGTGGTGGGTGAACTTGATCTCTCAGCCATCTTACAATTTGAGGGCGTGTTTGCTCCGCTGAAGGATCTCAATCGCTTCCGGGAGCTACGCGTACATCCGGAGCTTGGGACCATCTTCTGGCCGAATGGGGCCGATCTTGATCCGGCCGTTCTGTACGCCCAAGTGACAGGCACCTCGATCCCGACCTATGAGATTAAGACTGGTACCCGGTAA
- a CDS encoding zinc-dependent peptidase, with product MLVTPETNRRNQRQALAAAGLVAMGTGVWGWIAAPLWLLLALSPFTYWLLRRRTLRRLAVMQQPFPDAWEQILSAHVAFFVAMDAGGKARFRQVVQIFLDEVRITGIRTELDETVRVLVAASAVIPIFGFHDWDYHRLREVLIYPDAFDDDYQSAKGSDVAMLGMVGLHHLSGVMILSKPALLAGFAHPSGKQNVGVHEFAHLVEREADDYGLPPEVPWMVVRLWVRYVARELARPPEHHAHINRYAYTNSHEFFAVLAEYFFTSPDILKHKDPALYDMLRNMFHQDPGALLSALPARGQGLDRTAPCPCGSGTRYAQCCRSKTSPSASGAAP from the coding sequence ATGCTTGTGACGCCTGAGACGAATCGACGAAACCAGCGGCAGGCGCTCGCCGCCGCTGGCCTGGTAGCCATGGGCACAGGAGTGTGGGGATGGATCGCCGCGCCGCTGTGGCTCCTGCTGGCACTGAGTCCATTCACCTATTGGCTGCTACGACGCCGGACACTCCGGCGGCTCGCAGTCATGCAGCAGCCGTTTCCCGATGCCTGGGAACAGATACTCAGCGCGCATGTGGCATTCTTCGTGGCCATGGATGCGGGAGGCAAGGCGCGTTTTCGGCAGGTCGTGCAGATCTTTCTCGATGAGGTTCGAATCACGGGTATTCGCACCGAGCTCGACGAGACGGTTCGGGTGCTGGTCGCGGCAAGCGCGGTGATCCCCATCTTTGGTTTCCACGACTGGGACTACCATCGGCTGCGCGAAGTGCTGATCTATCCGGATGCGTTCGATGACGACTACCAGAGCGCCAAGGGATCGGATGTGGCCATGCTCGGGATGGTGGGCCTGCACCATTTGAGCGGAGTCATGATTCTCTCGAAGCCGGCGCTCCTGGCAGGGTTTGCCCATCCGTCAGGCAAGCAGAATGTGGGGGTCCATGAATTCGCACATCTGGTTGAACGCGAGGCGGACGACTATGGCCTCCCGCCGGAGGTGCCGTGGATGGTGGTCCGGCTATGGGTACGGTATGTGGCCCGGGAACTGGCTCGCCCGCCGGAGCATCACGCTCACATCAATCGCTATGCCTATACGAATTCACACGAGTTTTTTGCGGTGCTGGCTGAGTATTTTTTCACGTCGCCCGATATCCTGAAACACAAAGATCCCGCGTTGTACGACATGCTGCGGAACATGTTCCACCAAGACCCCGGCGCGCTGCTCTCCGCGCTGCCCGCGCGTGGCCAGGGTCTAGACCGCACTGCCCCCTGCCCCTGCGGGAGCGGCACACGATACGCACAGTGCTGTCGTTCAAAAACCAGCCCCTCGGCGTCCGGGGCTGCCCCCTGA
- a CDS encoding transcriptional regulator — MARNDQAVRLLVVLKQLEASRQGLTLEQLAESLAPGSTRHPRTLRRDLAALEEAGYPLVTERINGQTCWRLMEGFRNVPGLRFFPSELMALTFSRRLITPLEGTELHTSLQSALGKAAAALPPQGVALVQQLDGTFSVGLGPHKRYRQHRETIDRLTRAIADATTVQIRYDSASRGRTTRREVDPYRLWYATGGLYLIAYCHLRREPRMFAVERIKSVTPTDHPYQMPLHFDLDAFVQDALTVMRGPRIEVELDFNKATAAWVKDRVWHATQETKRTKGGGLRMTLSVADTRELIGWVLSFGSGVTVLKPDSLREAVREEAQRIAAQGE, encoded by the coding sequence ATGGCGCGCAACGATCAAGCGGTGCGTCTGTTGGTGGTGTTGAAGCAGCTGGAGGCGTCGCGGCAGGGCCTCACGCTGGAGCAGCTGGCTGAGTCGCTCGCGCCAGGATCCACCCGGCATCCCCGCACGCTCCGCCGCGATCTCGCCGCGTTGGAAGAAGCCGGCTATCCCCTCGTCACCGAACGCATCAACGGCCAGACCTGCTGGCGACTTATGGAGGGATTTCGCAACGTCCCCGGGTTGCGCTTCTTCCCCTCGGAACTCATGGCGTTGACCTTCAGCCGACGGCTCATCACCCCGCTGGAAGGCACCGAACTCCACACCTCCTTGCAGTCTGCGTTGGGCAAGGCCGCCGCCGCGCTGCCGCCGCAGGGCGTAGCCCTGGTCCAACAACTCGACGGCACCTTCAGCGTCGGCCTCGGTCCGCACAAACGGTATCGGCAGCATCGAGAAACCATCGATCGCCTCACCAGAGCCATCGCCGACGCCACCACCGTGCAGATCCGTTACGATTCCGCCTCGCGCGGCCGCACGACCAGGCGCGAAGTGGATCCCTATCGCCTCTGGTACGCCACCGGCGGCCTCTACCTCATTGCCTACTGTCACCTGCGGCGCGAGCCGCGCATGTTCGCCGTCGAACGGATCAAGTCCGTGACCCCGACCGACCATCCCTATCAGATGCCGCTGCATTTCGATCTCGATGCCTTCGTGCAGGACGCGCTGACCGTCATGCGCGGGCCGCGTATCGAGGTGGAGTTGGATTTCAACAAGGCCACTGCCGCCTGGGTGAAGGATCGAGTCTGGCATGCCACGCAGGAAACTAAACGGACCAAAGGCGGCGGTTTACGCATGACCCTCTCCGTGGCCGATACCCGAGAACTAATCGGCTGGGTGTTGAGTTTCGGTAGCGGCGTGACGGTCCTCAAGCCCGACAGCCTGCGGGAAGCGGTGCGAGAGGAAGCGCAACGCATTGCGGCGCAAGGGGAGTGA
- a CDS encoding DUF4160 domain-containing protein, with protein sequence MFYEDHAPPHFHVRYGEHKAIIAIESLALLEGYLPPRALGLVAEWGALHRDELNDDWTLAEQRARLKKIKPLE encoded by the coding sequence ATGTTCTATGAGGACCATGCCCCACCGCATTTTCATGTGCGCTATGGTGAGCACAAGGCTATTATCGCCATTGAGTCATTGGCGCTCTTAGAAGGATATTTGCCGCCGCGTGCATTGGGACTTGTTGCCGAATGGGGCGCACTTCATCGAGATGAGCTGAACGACGACTGGACACTTGCAGAGCAGCGGGCACGGCTTAAGAAAATTAAGCCGCTGGAGTAA
- a CDS encoding BrnA antitoxin family protein: MCWLGVEFRQRREGALDFSDIPEVRDAELKRMRRVGRPASGMAKQLIAIRLSPKLLSQLRKMAAKQGKPYQSLIHELLAKAAATAA; encoded by the coding sequence ATGTGTTGGCTGGGTGTTGAGTTTCGGCAGCGGCGTGAAGGTGCTCTTGATTTCTCCGATATCCCGGAAGTGAGGGACGCAGAATTGAAACGTATGCGTCGAGTCGGCCGGCCGGCCAGCGGCATGGCCAAGCAGTTGATCGCTATTCGTCTGTCTCCGAAACTTCTGAGCCAGCTTCGCAAGATGGCCGCCAAGCAGGGGAAGCCCTATCAATCCTTGATTCATGAACTCCTGGCGAAAGCGGCCGCAACAGCTGCGTAG
- a CDS encoding type II toxin-antitoxin system RelE/ParE family toxin: protein MKSIVFHPKALEYIRDEDPAIRREIGEALRDLQKGLQLGMPLSRPMQVVAPGAHELRVTGPSTTVRVFYYVKLVDAIVVFHAFQKKMQKTPKRELSTGRQRLKEVLHGDS, encoded by the coding sequence GTGAAGTCGATCGTCTTTCATCCGAAGGCGTTGGAGTATATCCGTGATGAGGATCCTGCCATCCGGCGGGAGATCGGAGAAGCTCTCCGAGACCTGCAAAAGGGGCTGCAGCTGGGCATGCCCCTGAGTAGACCGATGCAGGTCGTAGCGCCGGGAGCACATGAACTGCGAGTGACGGGACCATCCACTACGGTGCGAGTGTTCTACTACGTCAAGCTGGTTGACGCAATCGTGGTGTTTCATGCATTTCAGAAGAAGATGCAGAAGACTCCCAAGCGCGAGTTGAGCACAGGGCGACAGCGATTGAAAGAGGTGCTACATGGCGACAGCTAA
- a CDS encoding nucleotidyltransferase domain-containing protein has protein sequence MVQPSSLLTHVTQTIIDRFHPKRIMVFGSHARGEAGPESDLDLFIEMETPRRPPDRAIEVSEAFGLRAWPMDIVVYTPEEVRRLRHVKGTLLSVIEKEGKVLYEQG, from the coding sequence ATGGTACAGCCGTCATCATTATTGACCCATGTGACTCAGACGATCATCGATCGCTTTCATCCAAAGCGCATCATGGTGTTTGGTAGCCATGCGCGAGGGGAGGCTGGCCCGGAAAGCGACTTGGATCTCTTTATTGAGATGGAGACGCCTCGCCGGCCTCCTGACCGGGCGATCGAAGTAAGCGAGGCCTTCGGGCTACGTGCATGGCCGATGGATATCGTGGTGTATACGCCGGAAGAAGTGCGGCGCTTACGCCACGTGAAGGGAACGCTGCTGTCGGTCATTGAGAAGGAGGGCAAAGTTCTGTATGAGCAGGGCTGA
- a CDS encoding XRE family transcriptional regulator has protein sequence MATAKTGKRVTVRSAEELGRVLGLSVADTAEMEFRSDLTVSLVKIIEAGSLTHAEIAKRAGTSRTRVTAIANGNTQGVSTDVLIRVLAATGHRAEVRVKKSAA, from the coding sequence ATGGCGACAGCTAAAACAGGCAAGCGAGTGACAGTTCGATCCGCAGAGGAGCTCGGCCGCGTATTGGGCCTTTCAGTGGCCGATACGGCCGAGATGGAGTTTCGATCCGACCTCACCGTCTCCCTCGTCAAAATTATCGAGGCCGGGTCGCTCACGCATGCGGAAATCGCAAAGCGCGCGGGGACGTCGCGGACCCGTGTCACGGCCATTGCAAATGGGAATACTCAGGGAGTGTCGACCGACGTGCTCATCCGCGTTCTGGCGGCCACCGGGCATCGGGCAGAGGTCCGGGTTAAGAAATCGGCAGCGTAA
- a CDS encoding HEPN domain-containing protein — MSRAESNFEAWLRKAEHDVLNIENNLVAKDIPWDTVCFHAQQVAEKVLKAFLVHHGRDLSKTHDLVALLAQCVACDEGLAVLESDCRKLTSYGVAARYPDDLFEPEEADGRDVVAAAYRVRTKILLLLPRNR, encoded by the coding sequence ATGAGCAGGGCTGAGTCCAACTTCGAAGCCTGGCTTCGCAAGGCCGAACATGATGTGCTGAACATCGAGAATAACCTCGTTGCCAAGGACATTCCCTGGGACACGGTCTGCTTTCACGCACAGCAAGTAGCTGAGAAAGTATTGAAGGCGTTTCTGGTCCATCATGGGCGCGATCTCTCGAAGACTCACGATTTGGTTGCACTGCTGGCTCAGTGCGTCGCGTGTGATGAAGGGCTAGCGGTATTGGAGTCTGACTGCCGGAAATTGACCTCGTACGGTGTCGCGGCACGGTATCCGGATGACCTGTTCGAGCCAGAAGAAGCGGATGGTCGTGACGTGGTGGCCGCCGCCTATCGCGTGCGTACAAAAATTCTCCTGCTCCTGCCGCGAAACCGATGA